A single genomic interval of Microbacterium hydrocarbonoxydans harbors:
- a CDS encoding LCP family protein yields the protein MPGALDDATRATVARHADLPTPTAMSTFLRLLGVALGVLIVSSVAVASFIVIDVLNRVGDGAVALEDDAEVAPPSLGAYPSDKAFNVLIVGTDECGAVSTKLLGERCEKTDEGSRNDVNLLVHVSAAPRNVTVVSFPRDLGVEVPECARPDGSTASAMEKAPINSLFDHAGVSCIAKTVSDLSGLPIEFAAKISFDGVIAITDAIGGVEVCVAGDGIHDTLAGIDLPVGTHTVSGASALAFIRTRHGVGDESDLARISNQQQYMSRLARKVLSAETLTDPGKVLRLMNTVADNIVPSESLSNALTLSQLALALNDVKFSDFVFVQYPNLEDPDDSDKVVPDYDAAAPLWAALIAGEPIALSGDVATHRSVELATPPPSAPPTADPTDAPQTRATLPPEISGQSVDQQTCSVGNQAE from the coding sequence ATGCCAGGGGCCCTCGACGACGCGACGCGCGCCACGGTCGCGCGCCATGCCGACCTGCCGACGCCGACCGCGATGTCCACGTTCCTCCGACTCCTCGGAGTGGCCCTCGGCGTACTCATCGTCTCATCCGTCGCGGTGGCGAGCTTCATCGTCATCGACGTGCTGAACCGTGTGGGAGACGGCGCGGTCGCCCTCGAGGACGACGCCGAGGTCGCCCCGCCCTCGCTCGGCGCGTATCCGAGCGACAAGGCCTTCAACGTCCTCATCGTCGGCACCGACGAGTGCGGGGCGGTCTCGACGAAACTGCTCGGCGAACGCTGCGAGAAGACCGACGAGGGCAGCCGCAACGATGTGAACCTCCTCGTCCACGTCTCCGCCGCACCGCGCAACGTCACGGTCGTCTCCTTCCCCCGCGACCTGGGCGTCGAGGTCCCGGAGTGCGCCAGGCCCGACGGCTCGACGGCATCCGCGATGGAGAAGGCCCCGATCAACTCCCTCTTCGACCACGCGGGGGTGTCATGCATCGCGAAGACGGTGAGCGACCTCAGCGGGCTGCCGATCGAGTTCGCGGCCAAGATCAGCTTCGACGGCGTGATCGCGATCACCGATGCGATCGGCGGCGTCGAGGTGTGCGTCGCCGGTGACGGCATCCACGACACCCTCGCCGGCATCGACCTGCCGGTCGGCACCCACACGGTCTCCGGAGCGAGCGCCCTCGCGTTCATCCGCACGAGGCACGGAGTCGGCGACGAGAGCGATCTGGCGCGCATCTCGAACCAGCAGCAGTACATGTCGCGGCTGGCCAGGAAGGTGCTGAGCGCGGAGACGCTAACGGACCCCGGAAAGGTGCTGCGGCTGATGAACACGGTCGCCGACAACATCGTGCCCAGCGAGTCGCTCAGCAACGCCCTCACCCTCAGCCAGCTCGCGTTGGCGCTCAACGACGTCAAGTTCTCGGACTTCGTGTTCGTGCAGTACCCGAACCTCGAGGATCCGGACGACAGCGACAAGGTGGTGCCGGACTACGACGCCGCCGCTCCCCTGTGGGCGGCGCTCATCGCGGGCGAGCCGATCGCCCTGTCCGGCGACGTGGCGACACACCGGAGCGTCGAGCTCGCGACGCCGCCGCCCTCCGCGCCGCCGACCGCGGACCCGACCGATGCGCCGCAGACGCGTGCGACGCTGCCGCCGGAGATCTCGGGCCAGAGCGTCGATCAGCAGACGTGCTCGGTCGGGAACCAGGCGGAGTGA
- a CDS encoding spermidine synthase — MGRTRARDTEHPQARLDHGGIARIVPSEFTTGFELIVDDTPQSHVDLDDPTHLHFEYIVRMGAVIDQLPAGPLTAVHLGAGALTIPRYIEATRPGSRQQVVELEAPLAALVREHLPLTRGAAIRLRIGDAREGVRRLPPAIVGACDLVVSDVYSGAQTPAHLTSLEFYRELAELLTPGGVLLVNVADGPGLAFARRQVATIAEVLPEIGVLADTQVLKGRRFGNLVIAASAAPLPTEWLPRMLAAGPHPAKIAQGAEVTAFVQGARVVTDADAVASPRPDASLFLR; from the coding sequence ATGGGCAGGACGCGAGCACGAGACACGGAGCATCCGCAGGCCCGGCTCGACCACGGCGGCATCGCGCGCATCGTGCCGTCGGAGTTCACGACCGGCTTCGAGCTGATCGTCGATGACACGCCTCAATCGCACGTCGACCTCGACGATCCCACCCACCTGCACTTCGAGTACATCGTGCGCATGGGCGCCGTGATCGACCAGCTGCCGGCCGGCCCTCTCACCGCCGTCCATCTCGGGGCCGGCGCCCTCACCATCCCCCGCTACATCGAGGCGACGAGGCCGGGCTCCCGTCAACAGGTCGTGGAGCTGGAAGCCCCTCTGGCCGCTCTCGTCCGCGAACACCTGCCGCTCACGCGCGGAGCGGCCATCAGACTGCGGATCGGGGATGCGCGCGAAGGCGTGCGTCGACTGCCACCGGCGATCGTGGGCGCCTGCGATCTCGTGGTCTCAGACGTCTACTCCGGCGCCCAGACGCCGGCGCACCTCACCAGCCTCGAGTTCTACCGGGAGCTCGCGGAGCTCCTCACCCCCGGCGGAGTCCTGCTCGTCAATGTCGCCGACGGCCCCGGACTCGCCTTCGCCCGTCGACAGGTCGCGACGATCGCCGAGGTGCTACCCGAGATCGGCGTCCTCGCGGACACCCAGGTGCTCAAGGGCCGACGCTTCGGGAACCTCGTGATCGCCGCATCGGCCGCGCCGCTCCCGACCGAATGGCTCCCGCGGATGCTGGCGGCCGGCCCCCACCCGGCGAAGATCGCCCAGGGCGCAGAGGTCACGGCATTCGTGCAGGGTGCGCGGGTCGTGACGGACGCGGATGCGGTCGCCTCGCCGCGCCCTGACGCGTCGCTGTTCCTGCGCTGA
- a CDS encoding SprT-like domain-containing protein: MAELDRVRVWGEALITLHLDDSWSFGFDHAKRRAGQCDYTRKRITVSRYLAARFEDDEIHQVLLHEVAHALAGHEAAHGPAWKRVARDLGYVGGTTHRGETAVELAPWVGECPVGHVTYRHRRPARATSCARCSRSYDARYLFAWTRREITADTKLAAQMSR, from the coding sequence ATGGCGGAACTTGACCGGGTGCGCGTCTGGGGCGAAGCACTGATCACGCTGCATCTCGACGACAGCTGGTCGTTCGGCTTCGACCACGCGAAGAGGCGGGCCGGGCAGTGCGATTACACCCGCAAGCGCATCACCGTGTCGCGATATCTGGCTGCCCGGTTCGAGGACGACGAGATCCACCAGGTGCTCCTGCACGAGGTCGCGCACGCGCTCGCCGGGCATGAGGCCGCCCATGGCCCCGCCTGGAAGCGCGTGGCGAGAGACCTCGGCTACGTCGGCGGCACGACCCATCGCGGTGAGACCGCGGTCGAGCTCGCCCCCTGGGTGGGCGAGTGCCCGGTCGGTCACGTCACGTACCGCCATCGTCGTCCCGCGCGCGCCACGTCGTGCGCTCGCTGCTCACGCTCCTATGACGCCCGGTATCTGTTCGCCTGGACGCGACGCGAGATCACCGCGGACACGAAGCTCGCCGCGCAGATGTCGCGCTGA
- a CDS encoding DUF3054 domain-containing protein produces MRYVPALILDALFVLVFAVIGRASHEEDPGGFLITAWPFIVALLLGHLIAALLPARPRRPWSLGWGAVVWVVTVIGGMLLRIVSGETAQTAFIIVATLVLGVFLVGWRAVAALLRGRAARTRDERDAATGGAGPDATAAGDPIAGEPDPSDSAPHREADAASDPEHPTS; encoded by the coding sequence ATGAGGTACGTCCCCGCTCTCATCCTCGACGCCCTGTTCGTGCTCGTGTTCGCCGTCATCGGTCGCGCCTCGCACGAGGAGGACCCCGGTGGATTCCTGATCACCGCGTGGCCCTTCATCGTCGCGCTGCTGCTCGGTCACCTGATCGCCGCGCTGCTGCCGGCCCGGCCTCGCCGCCCCTGGTCACTGGGCTGGGGTGCCGTCGTGTGGGTGGTGACGGTCATCGGCGGGATGCTGCTGCGGATCGTCTCGGGCGAGACCGCCCAGACCGCCTTCATCATCGTCGCGACCCTGGTGCTGGGGGTCTTCCTCGTCGGCTGGCGAGCGGTGGCCGCGCTGCTGCGTGGGCGGGCTGCGCGTACCCGGGACGAGCGCGACGCGGCGACCGGTGGAGCGGGGCCGGACGCTACGGCAGCCGGAGATCCGATCGCAGGCGAACCCGATCCGTCCGACTCGGCGCCGCACCGAGAAGCAGACGCCGCCTCGGACCCTGAGCATCCGACGAGCTGA
- a CDS encoding 2-phosphosulfolactate phosphatase translates to MPSPFDQSTYQVRLDWGVAGLQRLAPADVVVVVDVLRFSSSVADAVASGGSVRLDDAVGWSRNGAAVAAAAQVQGAVVLVGGLRNASAVARAVTTLQERNGSRTSVAVIAAGEADGAGMLRFAVEDQLGAGAIIAALTDLGIDHTAPDAAVAAEGFRALRRALRHLIGASGSARELADGVAATDRMLSSGVTPTTTARAAEVDALDVVPVLREGAFVVFE, encoded by the coding sequence ATGCCGTCTCCCTTCGATCAGTCCACATATCAGGTGCGCCTCGACTGGGGTGTCGCGGGGCTGCAGCGCCTGGCACCCGCGGATGTCGTGGTGGTGGTCGATGTGCTGCGATTCTCGTCGAGCGTCGCGGATGCCGTGGCCTCGGGGGGCTCGGTGCGGCTCGACGACGCAGTGGGGTGGTCGCGCAACGGCGCGGCTGTCGCGGCCGCTGCTCAGGTGCAGGGTGCGGTCGTGCTGGTCGGCGGTCTGCGCAACGCCTCGGCGGTGGCGCGGGCCGTGACGACGCTGCAGGAGCGCAACGGGTCGCGCACCTCGGTGGCGGTGATCGCGGCCGGTGAGGCGGATGGAGCCGGGATGCTCCGGTTCGCCGTCGAGGACCAGCTCGGAGCGGGAGCGATCATCGCCGCCCTCACCGACCTGGGCATCGACCACACGGCGCCGGACGCGGCTGTCGCCGCCGAGGGTTTCCGCGCACTGCGACGCGCGCTTCGTCACCTGATCGGCGCGAGCGGCTCCGCGCGCGAGCTCGCCGACGGCGTCGCCGCGACCGATCGGATGCTCTCATCCGGCGTCACCCCGACGACGACCGCGCGGGCCGCCGAGGTCGACGCGCTCGATGTCGTGCCGGTGCTCCGAGAGGGAGCGTTCGTCGTCTTCGAGTGA
- a CDS encoding ABC transporter permease — translation MSAVITTATRTDVPQTSATGPRLAWLHDRGMGASILVAALSAAFGVVLVETTAYLGAVLQADPFIGDSETLAFIVALLSVLLTAVAMYVAAIVTANTFSTIIAGRTRQIALMRLIGATARSQRSEVGTQGLVVGVIGAVLGLGAGLAIAAIGVQIGSGLIANVPEGFSLWQPFILLPALGVALTTWAAAWAGSRRVLAVTPLQAIGGSVERTHDEVNRTSRHVGAWVLLISGAILLAAGVAVGLVHPLGVVIAFLGGLLSFTGLALGSVLFMPPVLRLVGRMFGSSATARLAAENALRYPERSSRMAIGVVMGVTLVTMFAVALESVKQMLIGQVEGEVPAEFFTPFDAFAAVMMVLVAVSAVIAAVGLVNLLTIGVVQRRRELGLLRSIGLSNTQVRRMVLLEATHITVAATLTGLVLGIVYGWIAAQSLLGSTPTLPDFEPAGLVAPHVPWLPVVIIVAATAVLTLVAAATPTRLATRVAPVEALAAD, via the coding sequence ATGAGCGCCGTCATCACTACGGCGACACGCACCGACGTGCCGCAGACGTCGGCCACCGGTCCCCGTCTCGCCTGGCTGCATGATCGCGGCATGGGCGCGAGCATCCTGGTCGCTGCGCTCTCCGCCGCCTTCGGCGTCGTGCTCGTCGAGACCACGGCCTACCTCGGGGCCGTGCTGCAGGCCGATCCGTTCATCGGCGACAGCGAGACGTTGGCATTCATCGTCGCCCTGCTGTCGGTGCTCCTCACCGCCGTCGCGATGTACGTCGCGGCGATCGTGACCGCCAACACCTTCTCGACCATCATCGCGGGGCGAACCCGCCAGATCGCGCTCATGCGTCTGATCGGAGCCACCGCGCGCTCGCAGCGCTCGGAGGTCGGCACGCAGGGCCTCGTGGTCGGCGTGATCGGCGCGGTACTGGGTCTCGGCGCCGGGCTGGCGATCGCCGCGATCGGCGTGCAGATCGGCTCAGGGCTGATCGCCAACGTGCCCGAGGGGTTCTCCCTCTGGCAGCCGTTCATCCTGCTCCCCGCGCTCGGTGTCGCCCTCACCACCTGGGCCGCCGCCTGGGCAGGGTCGCGTCGCGTCCTCGCCGTCACCCCGTTGCAGGCCATCGGCGGAAGCGTCGAGCGCACCCACGATGAGGTCAACCGCACCAGCCGTCACGTCGGCGCGTGGGTGCTGCTGATCTCCGGGGCGATCCTGCTGGCCGCCGGCGTCGCCGTGGGTCTCGTGCATCCGCTCGGCGTGGTCATCGCGTTCCTCGGCGGCCTGCTGTCGTTCACGGGACTCGCGCTCGGGTCGGTGCTGTTCATGCCGCCGGTGCTGCGGCTGGTCGGTCGCATGTTCGGGTCGAGCGCCACGGCGAGGCTCGCGGCCGAGAACGCGCTGCGCTACCCGGAGCGGTCCTCGCGCATGGCGATCGGGGTGGTCATGGGCGTCACGCTGGTGACGATGTTCGCCGTCGCCCTGGAATCGGTCAAGCAGATGCTGATCGGGCAGGTCGAGGGAGAGGTCCCCGCGGAGTTCTTCACCCCGTTCGACGCCTTCGCCGCGGTGATGATGGTGCTCGTGGCGGTCTCCGCCGTGATCGCGGCGGTCGGGCTCGTCAACCTCCTCACCATCGGGGTCGTGCAGCGTCGGCGCGAGCTCGGGCTGCTGCGCTCGATCGGACTGTCCAACACCCAGGTCCGCCGGATGGTGCTGCTCGAGGCCACCCACATCACGGTCGCCGCGACCCTCACCGGACTCGTCCTCGGCATCGTCTACGGCTGGATCGCCGCGCAGTCGCTGCTCGGCTCGACCCCGACGCTCCCCGATTTCGAGCCGGCCGGACTCGTCGCTCCGCACGTGCCGTGGCTGCCCGTGGTCATCATCGTCGCCGCGACGGCCGTGCTCACGCTCGTCGCGGCGGCCACGCCCACGCGGCTCGCGACGAGGGTGGCTCCGGTCGAGGCGCTCGCCGCCGACTGA
- a CDS encoding ABC transporter ATP-binding protein produces MEITTTDLGLAARVQHLKKTYGAGEGTVHALDDVSVGIRRGQFTAIMGPSGSGKSTLMHIMAGLDSPSEGRTWIGDTEITGLGDLDLTILRRRRVGFIFQAFNLVPTLTALGNIMLPFELDGRRPSAIEKARIDGLIQTLGLGSRLQHRPHQLSGGQQQRVAIARALATAPDLVFADEPTGNLDSKTGREVLQLLATASREHGQSIAMVTHDAIAASYADRVLFLGDGRIVADHPRQTAEEISAYMLAAEVAA; encoded by the coding sequence ATGGAGATCACGACCACCGACCTCGGGCTCGCAGCCCGCGTCCAGCACCTCAAGAAGACCTACGGCGCAGGAGAAGGCACCGTCCACGCGTTGGACGACGTCAGCGTCGGAATCCGCCGCGGCCAGTTCACCGCGATCATGGGACCGTCCGGATCCGGCAAGTCCACGCTCATGCACATCATGGCGGGACTCGACTCCCCGAGCGAGGGGCGGACCTGGATCGGCGACACCGAGATCACCGGACTCGGCGACCTCGATCTGACGATCCTGCGTCGGCGCCGGGTCGGCTTCATCTTCCAGGCCTTCAACCTGGTGCCCACGCTCACGGCGCTCGGAAACATCATGCTCCCGTTCGAGCTCGACGGTCGGCGTCCGAGCGCGATCGAGAAGGCCCGCATCGACGGCCTCATCCAGACCCTCGGTCTCGGATCGCGGCTGCAGCACAGGCCGCACCAGCTCTCCGGCGGACAGCAGCAGAGGGTCGCGATCGCCCGCGCGCTCGCCACGGCTCCCGATCTCGTCTTCGCGGACGAGCCGACCGGCAACCTGGACTCCAAGACCGGCCGCGAGGTGCTGCAGCTGCTCGCCACCGCGAGCCGCGAGCACGGTCAGTCCATCGCGATGGTCACCCACGATGCCATCGCCGCGAGCTACGCGGATCGTGTGCTCTTCCTGGGCGACGGTCGGATCGTCGCCGATCACCCCCGCCAGACCGCCGAAGAGATCTCCGCCTACATGCTGGCTGCCGAGGTCGCGGCATGA
- a CDS encoding response regulator has translation MIRVVLVDDQALFRAGVRMLLASQPDLDVVGEAADGREAIALVATTRPDVVLMDIRMPVMDGLTATAEILAQPDPPRIVMLTTFDLDEAAARAIRQGASGFLLKDADPEFLLAAIRTVHSGSSVIAASATRELFEHFAEAPKPVPPQYSALTDREREIFALAARGLSNSEIAAREYLSEATVKTHISRILTKLSLRDRVQLVVFAFEHGLA, from the coding sequence ATGATCAGGGTCGTCCTCGTCGATGATCAGGCGCTGTTCCGCGCCGGCGTGCGGATGCTGCTCGCCTCGCAACCCGACCTCGATGTCGTCGGCGAGGCGGCCGACGGGCGTGAGGCCATCGCCCTCGTCGCGACCACGCGACCGGATGTCGTGCTGATGGACATCCGGATGCCGGTGATGGACGGTCTCACCGCGACCGCCGAGATCCTCGCACAGCCCGATCCTCCCCGCATCGTGATGCTCACGACGTTCGACCTCGATGAGGCGGCGGCCAGGGCGATCCGTCAGGGAGCGAGCGGATTCCTGCTGAAGGATGCCGATCCCGAGTTCCTCCTGGCGGCGATCCGCACGGTCCACTCCGGGTCGAGCGTCATCGCCGCGTCGGCGACCAGAGAGCTGTTCGAGCACTTCGCGGAGGCGCCGAAGCCCGTGCCCCCGCAGTACTCCGCCCTCACCGACCGCGAGCGGGAGATCTTCGCGCTGGCGGCCAGGGGACTCTCCAACTCGGAGATCGCGGCCAGGGAGTACCTCAGTGAGGCGACGGTGAAGACGCACATCAGCCGCATCCTCACCAAGCTCTCCCTGCGTGACCGCGTCCAGCTGGTGGTGTTCGCCTTCGAGCACGGTCTGGCCTGA
- a CDS encoding sensor histidine kinase, which produces MIRPLSRTALALDIVGAALLFVILTPFSIVFYGPGAVGQGVDGTTVAAVVVSGILMCGGVAIGRLAPGLALAAAWAGAIAQMIAGYGPLPIDFAILLVLYATAAWGIRAVLWWGFGSALFGALVAAVYMVVVTGVVSSATSGWDQVTTGTLLLVLCALALGFAWVCGLLWRVVLRARATRSAQLQAESLAAEEQERVRIARDMHDIVAHSLAVVIAQADGARYAAAAKPEMATEALGTIAQTARGALSDVRLLLTQLRHRQGDGPQPTLADLETLFAQVRQAGIEPRITVDPTPPGEPPGAIQLAVYRILQEALTNAIRHGDGAVDVHLAWLADRVDIQVRNTVGREQPQVGGGHGVIGMRERAQLVGGSLQAERQGAQFVVRASLPIGESA; this is translated from the coding sequence GTGATCCGCCCGCTCTCGCGCACGGCGCTGGCCCTCGACATCGTCGGGGCGGCGCTGCTCTTCGTCATCCTGACCCCGTTCTCGATCGTGTTCTACGGGCCGGGAGCCGTGGGACAGGGCGTCGACGGGACGACCGTGGCGGCCGTGGTGGTGTCGGGCATTCTGATGTGCGGCGGTGTCGCGATCGGCAGGCTCGCCCCCGGCCTCGCGCTCGCCGCAGCCTGGGCGGGAGCGATCGCGCAGATGATCGCCGGCTACGGCCCGCTGCCGATCGACTTCGCCATCCTCCTGGTGCTGTACGCGACGGCTGCCTGGGGCATACGAGCGGTGCTGTGGTGGGGGTTCGGCTCGGCGCTCTTCGGCGCGCTCGTGGCTGCCGTGTACATGGTGGTCGTCACGGGGGTCGTGTCCAGTGCCACCAGCGGATGGGATCAGGTCACCACCGGCACCCTGCTGCTCGTGCTCTGTGCGCTCGCGCTGGGGTTCGCCTGGGTCTGCGGTCTGCTGTGGCGCGTCGTCCTGAGGGCACGCGCGACCCGGTCCGCGCAGCTGCAGGCGGAGTCGCTCGCGGCCGAGGAGCAGGAGCGGGTGCGCATCGCCCGCGACATGCACGACATCGTCGCGCACTCGCTCGCCGTGGTGATCGCGCAGGCCGACGGTGCGAGATACGCTGCGGCGGCGAAGCCCGAGATGGCGACCGAGGCGCTCGGCACGATCGCCCAGACCGCGCGCGGAGCGCTGAGCGACGTACGCCTGCTGCTCACGCAGCTCCGCCACCGTCAGGGAGACGGCCCGCAGCCGACGCTGGCCGACCTGGAGACGCTGTTCGCCCAGGTGCGCCAGGCGGGGATCGAGCCGCGCATCACGGTCGATCCGACACCGCCGGGTGAGCCGCCGGGGGCGATCCAGCTCGCGGTGTACCGCATCCTGCAGGAGGCGCTGACCAACGCCATCCGCCACGGCGACGGGGCGGTCGACGTGCATCTGGCCTGGCTCGCCGATCGGGTCGACATCCAGGTGCGCAACACGGTCGGCCGGGAGCAGCCGCAGGTCGGTGGAGGGCACGGCGTGATCGGCATGCGCGAACGCGCGCAGCTCGTGGGCGGTAGCCTTCAGGCGGAGCGCCAGGGCGCGCAGTTCGTGGTCCGCGCGTCGCTTCCGATCGGAGAATCCGCATGA
- a CDS encoding class I SAM-dependent methyltransferase, with translation MATYTHGHHASVLRSHSVRDIANSAEYLRPHLTETTRLLDVGAGPGSITVDFAGVVAQVTAIEIDENALSLSRTLAADRGVDNIAFSVEDVHALSFADDSFDVAHAHQVLQHVGDPVQALREMRRVTAPGGVVAARDADYAGFHWFPLLPELDRWLDLYRKAARANGGEPDAGRRLLAWARAAGFDDVTATASTWCYATPDDRAWWGGMWADRILESALARQLVDSDLATVADLQDISDAWKRWADDGDGWFLVPHGEIIARV, from the coding sequence ATGGCCACCTACACGCACGGACATCACGCGTCCGTCCTCCGCTCCCACAGCGTCCGCGACATCGCGAACTCCGCCGAGTACCTCCGCCCGCACCTGACCGAGACGACCCGGCTGCTGGACGTCGGGGCGGGACCCGGAAGCATCACCGTCGACTTCGCGGGAGTGGTCGCGCAGGTCACCGCCATCGAGATCGACGAGAACGCGCTGTCGCTGTCCCGGACGCTCGCTGCGGACCGCGGCGTCGACAACATCGCATTCTCGGTCGAGGACGTGCACGCACTGAGCTTCGCGGATGACAGCTTCGACGTCGCGCACGCGCACCAGGTGCTGCAGCACGTCGGCGACCCGGTGCAGGCACTCCGCGAGATGCGTCGGGTCACCGCGCCGGGCGGCGTCGTGGCGGCGCGCGACGCCGACTACGCCGGCTTCCACTGGTTCCCGCTGCTCCCCGAGCTCGACCGCTGGCTAGACCTGTACCGGAAGGCTGCGCGTGCGAACGGAGGGGAGCCGGATGCGGGACGCCGACTCCTCGCGTGGGCGAGGGCGGCCGGCTTCGACGACGTCACGGCGACCGCCTCGACCTGGTGCTACGCGACTCCGGACGACCGGGCGTGGTGGGGCGGGATGTGGGCCGACCGCATCCTCGAGTCCGCGCTCGCGCGACAGCTGGTGGACAGCGATCTCGCGACCGTCGCCGACCTGCAGGACATCAGCGACGCCTGGAAGCGCTGGGCCGACGACGGCGACGGATGGTTCCTCGTGCCGCACGGCGAGATCATCGCGAGGGTGTGA
- a CDS encoding AMP-binding protein translates to MVALIPTDAEDPAALREALARALDGGPALGFGMLGDAPDWVPQGTAAVIATSGSSGIPKRVALSGEALRASADATAARIGSGRWLLALPAGYVAGLQVLVRSLLAGTRPAALDGRFSPTSFAEATLSMLRPSEGMTSIPELYTSLVPAQLSTLLDASDDRPVRSALQAYRAILVGGQSLPEPLRDRAADLGIRLVRTYGSTETSGGCVYDGVPLDTVAVRTVDGELRIAGPMLADGYLGDGELTASAFSRDEHGIRWYHTGDLGLFEDGVVRVHGRADNVIVSGGINISLDRVERLVRRVPGLTGAVVVGVQDDRWGEASVIVAERGEALRRSEAEQLAHARDVVAAELGKHARPARLIVVDELDVLSSGKPDREAIRRAVAELH, encoded by the coding sequence ATGGTCGCCCTGATCCCGACGGATGCCGAGGACCCGGCCGCGCTCCGCGAGGCGTTGGCCCGTGCGCTCGACGGCGGCCCGGCACTCGGATTCGGCATGCTCGGCGACGCGCCCGACTGGGTTCCGCAGGGCACGGCGGCGGTCATTGCGACCTCCGGATCGAGCGGCATCCCCAAGCGCGTCGCGCTCAGCGGCGAGGCCCTGCGGGCGAGCGCCGATGCCACGGCCGCGCGCATCGGGAGCGGCCGCTGGCTGCTCGCCCTGCCTGCCGGGTACGTCGCCGGACTCCAGGTGCTGGTGCGCTCGCTCCTCGCAGGCACCCGTCCGGCGGCGCTCGACGGCCGGTTCTCACCCACCTCGTTCGCCGAGGCCACACTGTCGATGCTGCGTCCGTCCGAGGGTATGACGTCGATCCCCGAGCTCTATACCTCGCTCGTGCCGGCTCAGCTCTCGACGCTCCTCGACGCCTCAGACGACCGCCCCGTCCGGTCGGCGCTGCAGGCGTACCGCGCGATCCTCGTCGGCGGCCAGTCGCTGCCTGAGCCCCTTCGCGATCGCGCGGCCGACCTCGGCATCCGGCTCGTGCGCACCTACGGCTCGACCGAGACCAGCGGCGGATGCGTCTACGACGGGGTTCCGCTCGACACGGTGGCCGTGCGCACGGTCGACGGCGAGCTGAGGATCGCCGGTCCGATGCTGGCCGACGGCTACCTCGGCGACGGGGAGCTGACGGCCTCGGCCTTCTCGCGCGACGAGCACGGCATCCGCTGGTACCACACGGGAGATCTCGGACTGTTCGAGGACGGCGTGGTGCGCGTGCACGGCCGAGCGGACAACGTGATCGTCTCCGGAGGGATCAACATCTCCCTCGACCGCGTCGAGCGGCTCGTCCGCCGGGTACCCGGCCTCACCGGAGCGGTCGTCGTCGGCGTGCAGGACGACCGGTGGGGCGAGGCCTCCGTGATCGTGGCTGAGCGGGGCGAGGCGCTGCGGCGCAGCGAGGCGGAGCAGCTCGCCCACGCCCGCGACGTCGTCGCGGCCGAACTCGGCAAGCACGCGCGACCCGCCCGCCTGATCGTGGTCGACGAACTGGACGTCCTGTCGTCGGGCAAGCCGGACCGCGAGGCGATCCGCCGGGCCGTCGCCGAACTGCACTGA
- a CDS encoding 1,4-dihydroxy-2-naphthoyl-CoA synthase, translating to MTHAFVSDLFDPDEWVLAPGAEDYTDITAHVSTDGGVARIAFDRPEVRNAFRPHTVDELYRALDDARQNPRIGAVLLTGNGPSPKDGGWAFCSGGDQRIRGRDGYKYSDDETTVHDPARAGRLHILEVQRLIRFMPKVVIAVVPGWAAGGGHSLHVVCDLTIASAEEARFKQTDADVGSFDAGYGSAYMARQTGQKFAREVFFLAEEYSAQRAYEAGAVNRVVPHAELEREALKMARTVLTKSPTAIRMLKFAFNAVDDGLVGQQVFAGEATRLAYGTDEAVEGRDSFLQKRDADWSSFPWHY from the coding sequence GTGACCCACGCATTCGTCTCAGACCTCTTCGACCCGGACGAATGGGTGCTCGCGCCCGGTGCCGAGGACTACACCGACATCACGGCGCACGTGAGCACCGACGGGGGAGTCGCGCGCATCGCGTTCGACAGGCCGGAGGTGCGCAACGCCTTCCGCCCGCACACGGTCGACGAGCTGTACCGCGCACTGGACGACGCACGACAGAATCCGCGCATCGGCGCCGTGCTCCTGACCGGCAACGGTCCGAGCCCCAAGGACGGCGGCTGGGCGTTCTGCTCCGGCGGCGATCAGCGCATCCGCGGGCGTGACGGCTACAAGTACTCCGATGACGAGACGACCGTGCATGATCCCGCGCGGGCAGGTCGCCTGCACATCCTCGAGGTGCAGCGGCTCATCCGCTTCATGCCGAAGGTCGTGATCGCGGTCGTCCCGGGCTGGGCGGCCGGTGGCGGGCATTCGCTGCATGTCGTCTGCGACCTCACCATCGCCTCTGCGGAGGAGGCCAGGTTCAAGCAGACGGATGCCGACGTCGGCAGCTTCGATGCCGGATACGGCTCGGCGTACATGGCGCGACAGACCGGTCAGAAGTTCGCCCGCGAGGTGTTCTTCCTCGCCGAGGAGTACTCGGCGCAGCGCGCCTACGAGGCCGGGGCCGTCAACCGGGTCGTGCCTCACGCCGAGCTCGAGCGCGAGGCGCTGAAGATGGCGCGGACGGTGCTGACCAAGTCGCCGACGGCGATCCGGATGCTGAAGTTCGCGTTCAACGCGGTCGACGACGGTCTCGTCGGGCAGCAGGTGTTCGCGGGCGAGGCGACTCGCCTCGCCTACGGGACAGACGAGGCCGTCGAGGGCCGTGACTCGTTCCTGCAGAAGCGGGACGCGGACTGGTCCTCCTTCCCCTGGCACTACTGA